AGCCGGTCGAGCTGCTTGCGCAGCGTGCGCTCCTTCGGCGCCGGATGCAGCGCCCGCAGCTCTGTCTCGGAGGAGATCGCGGCCATCCCGGCCATCGTAACGGCCTCAGCCCGCGGCGCGGCGCCAGAGGCGGCGCAGGGCGGCGTTGACCACCCCGGGCCGTTCGGCATGCGGCCAGTGCGACGCGCCCTCCACGCGCAGGACGTCCGCCCGGATCTCCCGCGCGACGACCGCCGCGCACGCCATGAGCGCGTCCCCCGCCGCCTCGCGGTAGGCGGCCGGAGCGGTCTCCCACGTCCCGCAGATCACGACCTTCGGGTAGGGGCCGGCGGCGAGCGCGTCCAGCGAGACGTCCGCCTCCCAGCACGGGCGTTCCCGCATCGCCGTCGCGGCGGCCCGCAGACGGGCCGGCGTCGGATCGAGCGGCGGCATGCCGACCGCCTCGGTGGAGGCCCGGAGCCATTCGCGCGGGGTCGTCGCGGACGCCTGCGCGATCGCCGCGCGCATCCGCGCGAGCGCGGCGGCCACCACGGCGTCGCCGGCCGCGGCCCGGTGCGCGGCGGGCTCGATCAGCGCCAGCGAGCGAACGTCGCCGGGCCGCCTCGCGGCGGCCAGCATCGCAACGACGCCGCCATAGGAGTGCCCGACCAGATGCGCGCCGCCCGCCATGAGGCCGGCGACGTCCGCCGCGTCGAGCTCGTAGTCGCTCCGGCCGACGTCCGGGCTCGCCCCGAAGCCGCGCCGGTCGACGACCCAGAGCTCGGCCATCTCGGCCAGGGGCCGCTGCGCGGCGAAGCCGTACTCGTCCGTGCCCCACGTCATCGTGCCGTGGACGAGCACCGCGCGCGGCGCGGGCGTGCGCCCGTCGCCCCACACGGTGACGTGGACAGGCCCGGTCACGAGGCGATCGTAGACGGCGGCCGCCCTGATACGGTCGCCGCTCGACCGACCCGGGGGTGGCGATGCGCTACATGGTGATCGAGACGTTCACGCAGGGCGCGCGGCCCGTGTACGAGCGGGCCCGCGACCGCGGCCGGATGCTGCCGGACGGGCTCGAGTACGTCGAGAGCTGGGTGACGGAGGGGCTCGGAGGCTGCTTCCAGCTGATGGAGACCGACGACCCGGCGCTGTTCGACACGTGGACGGCACGGTGGGCCGACCTCGCCGAATTCGAGATCGTGCCAGTGCTGGCGTCGGCCGACGCGGCCGCGCAGGCGCTGCGGTGACCGCCGCGGTCGAGGTGCGCGCCCTGCGGCCGCTGGACGGGCCCGCCTGCGACGCCATCGTCGCGTCGCTGCCCTACCACTTCGGCGTGGAGTCGGGCCGCGAGGCGTGTGCCGCCGCCGTGCGCCGCGAGGAGGGCCTGGCCGCGCTCGCGGGCGGCGAGATCGCCGGGTTCCTCACCTGGCGGCCGTGGTACCGGGCGAGCCGCGAGATCACCTGGATGGCCGTCCACGCCAACCGCCGCGGCGAGGGCATCGGCCGGGCGCTGCTCGACCATCTGGCCGCCGAGAGCGCGGCGCACGCCCGCTACCTGGTGGTCACGACGCTGTCCGAGGCGACGCCGGAGCCGGGCGTCGCCGACGGCTACGCCCGCACCCGCCGGTTCTACGAGAGCAACGGGTTCGAGCCCGTGTGGGACCCGGACGGCTGGTGGAACGAGGCCAACCAGGCCGTCGTCATGGTGCGCAGCCTGGATTGAGGCGGCTCAGCGGCCGCGGTCTGCGCCGGGCACGCTGTGGGATGCCGAGTCGGCCGCGACGACCGCGTCGATCTCCGTCCCGAGGTCGGCGGCCGCCTCGCGCAGGTGGTCGAGGATCTCCGCGTTCTCGCCGTCGTGGTCGCGCAGGGCGAGGATCTCGATGTACCCGACGATCACGGCGAGCGGCGTCCGCAGACGGTGCGCCAGGTCCGGCTGCTCCGTGTGACCCATGCCTCGAACACTACCGGGCGACATCCCATGCCCCGGATCACCCGAACGGGTGAGGGCACTACCCGAATCTGGGGGCAGACTAATCGGGGGCACAACGGAGGAGGCATGATGGCTGAGGCAGAGGACGACGTCCGGGCACTGGCGGGGCACATCGATCACGAGCTGGGGCATCGCGTGCACTGGCGGCTGGCGGTTCCGGGGGGACGCCGGTATCTCGTGTTCGACGGCGACAGCTTCATCGGCGAAGCGGTCGGATACACGGGCGTCGAAGCGCTTCTGCGAGCGTGGGTGCGTGGGTTCGAGGCGGGACAGTTCCGCGCCGACCTGGACGAGTTCCTGGCGGAGCTGCTGCGCGAGTCATAGGCCCGCCGGGCCCACGCGTGGAGCGGCTCGCGGGCCGGTGTAGGATCTGCCCGTGACCGAGCGCACAGAGCCGGATCCCTCGGCGGTGGTCGCGGCCGTCCGCGACCTCCTCGGGGTCGACCATCCCGCCATCATGGCGACGACCGTGTGCTCGATCGTCGAGCACGGCGGCGAGCTGCTGATGGTGCGGCAGCTGAACCGGGAGGGCGAGGAGCGCTGGAACTTCCCCACCGGGTGGATGGCGCCGATCGACGAGGACGGCCACGTCCAGCTGCCCGAGCACTCCGTGAACCGAAACCTGCTCATGGAGACGGGTTACGCGGCCTCGGACGCGCACCTGATCGGCGTGTCCGTCGTGCGCGAGCACGACCCCGACGGCCACCGGGTGGGCACCTCGTTGCGGCTCAACTACCTGTCGGCGCACCCGCGCCAGACGAGCTACGCCGTCACCGACTCCGACATCCTCGGCACGCCCGCGTGGTTCGCGCCCGCGGAGATCGAGGACCTGATCGGCCGCAAGGAGGTCAAGGGCGAGCTCACGGCAGCGGCGTTCCGCCACTGGCAGGCGTATCACAAGAGCGGCGCGCTCTCGGCCGACGTGGTCGACATCCCCAACTGAACGCCCGCACCTGTCCGCCGGGTCCGCTACCCTGCGCAGCGGACACCATGGCAGGTCGTTTTCGACTGTTCATCGTTGGCGCGGCGATGACTGCCCTGATAGCGCCGGGAGCTGCGAACGCATTGACGTCGACTCCCGCGAGCTCCTGGCAGACCAACGGACGTGTGCGCGCGATTGCCGTCGCCGGCGGGAAGATCTTCATCGGCGGCGACTTCACCCGTGTCCGTGCGCCCGGGGCGAGCGGCGGCGGCGTCCTCAGGAACCACCTGGCTGCGCTCAGCCTCAAGACCGGCCGGGTCATGCCGTGGCATCCGCGCGCCAACGGCACCGTGACGGCGCTGCGGGCGAACGCGGCCGGAACGACGATCTACATCGGCGGCGGCTTCACCACGATCAACGGCTTCTCGCGCGCCCACGTGGCCGCGGTGACGACGTCCGGATCGGCGCTGCGCAAGTGGCACGCGAACACGAACGGCACGGTGTACGCGATCGCCGTCAGCGCGAGCCGCGTTTACCTCGGCGGCAGCTTCACGGCCGTGAAGGGCGCGCGGCGGGTGCGCCTGGCCGCGATCGGGAACACCAGCTCGGCGCTGCTCGCACGGTGGCGTCCGAACGCGAACTCGACCGTCCGCGCTCTCACGATGTCGCCCGGCGGCAAGCGCGTCTTCGCCGGCGGCGACTTCAGCCGCGTAAACGGCTTCCTGCGCCCGCACCTGGCGGCGCTGTGGGTGGCCGGCGGCCTGAGCCGGTTCGCGGCGCGGCCGACCTGGCCCGTCTCGGCGCTGCGCACGGCGGGCCGGCAGCTGGTCGCGGGGGGCGGCGGCAACGGCGGCCACGTCGCGCTGTACTCGGCGGCGAACGGCGCCCGCAGGTGGCTCGCGCTCACCGACGGCGACGTCCAGGGCGTCGCGATCTCCGGGTCAAGCGTCATCGTCGGCGGCCACTTCAACAGCTTCTGCATCGGCGGCGAGGGCCATGGCGACCCGCTCCAGTGCAACACCCCGCTGACGCGCCGCAAGCTGATGGCGCTGTCGCTCGGCGAGGGCGCCCCGACCGGATGGGATCCCGATGTGGTCGGCAGCCCGATCGGCGTCTCAGCTGTCGCCGCGGGCGGGGGTGGAGCCCAGGCCGGAGGCGCGTTCACGAAGGTGCACGGCGTGAACCAGCAGGGCTTTGTCCGGTTCCGCTGACGCGGTCGCGCGCGCGAGCTGTTCGGGTCGTGTGAGGTTTTCGTATGGGCCGTTGACGCGGAGACGGCCCCCGCGCTACTGAGAGAGCAGCACCGGCGGGCACCCGCCCGCCTCGACGAGGGAGACCAGATGCAGAAGGGCTCAGCGCAGACCGGCAGCACCGCCCCCGGCAAGGTCGGCGACATCCAGTTCGCCGGCAATCGCACGGGCAAGATCGACTGGCGCAGCCGGCCGGCGTCGGCGCTCGGCCACGACGCCGCGGTCAAGCGGCGCCGGATCGAGCGGCGCATCGAGCGCGGCCTCCTGCTCGACGGGCTCCGGGAGGGGTAGCCTCCAGGCGCCGCGGAAGCCCCTAGGCGCCGCGGAAGCGCGGCGCCCGCTTCTCGCGAAACGCGGCCACGCCCTCGGCGAAGTCGGCCGTGCCCGCAGCCGCGGTCTGCAGCGAGGCCTCCAGCTCGAGCTGCTCGGCGAGCGTGTTCGCCGGCGCCCGGTCGAACAGCTGCTTGTGCAGCGCGATCGCCGCAGTCGGCAGCGCCGCCAGCTCGTCCGCCAGGGCGTCCGACCGTCCGGGCAGATCGCCGGGCTCCACCACCTCGGACACGAGGCCAGACGCGAGCGCGTCGTCGGCCGAGAGCCGGCGTCCCGACGCCATCCATTCGAGCGCCCGCGCGGGGCCGAGGATGCGGCTCAGGAAGTACGTCGCGCCCGAGTCGGGCACGAGCCCGATGCGCACGAAGGCCGGCACGAAGACCGCCGAGCGGGCGCAGATGCGCACGTCGCAGGCTGAGGCGAGGGCCAGCCCCGCGCCGGCGGCGGCGCCGTTGACCGCGGCGATCACCGGCTTTCGGAGCGCTCGCAGCGCGAGGATGTTCGGGTGGAAGCGGCCGCGCAGCAGCGCGCCCACCGCCTCGGGCGACGTGAGCGCCGCGACGTCCTGGCCGACGCAGAACCCGCGGCCCGCGCCCGTGATGACGACCGCTCGCACGGCGTCGTCGCCGGCCTCGGCGAGCGCCGCCCGCAGGCCGTCGTGCATCGCCTCGTCGAAGGCGTTCAGCACGTCTGGCCGGTTCAGCGTGATGGTGAGCACCGCCCCGCGGCGGGCGACCTCGACCTCCACCGGACCTAGCCGCCGAGCAGCGCGCGGATGCCGTCGCCGGCCGGCGCGAGGTCGATGGGCCGGCGGCCGTCGTCGGCGCGGAAGTCGGGGGTGGCGCCATGGTCGAGCAGCAGCCGCCCCGTCACCTGATCGCCCCGCGCCGCCGCCGAGTGCAGCGGCGCGAAGCCGCCCTGCTGGCGGGCGTCCGGATCGGCGCCGCGCTCGAGCAGGAGCGCCACGATGGCGGCGTGCCCGCCGGCCGCGGCGGAGTGCAGCGGCTGCACCCGGGTCGGGTTGCCCGCCTGTGCGTCCACCGGAGCGCCGTGCTCGAGCAGCACGGCAGCCACCTCGAGCTGGCCGAAGAACGCGGCCAGGTGAAGCGCAGTGAAGCCATCGGGCGCCTCGGCCCGGACGGCGGCCGGATCGGCGCGCACGACCTCGGCGACCCGCCCGGCGCGGCCCAGCGCGGCAGCCTCGAACATGTCGAGCTCGGACACGGCATCGGCGAGCCGCTCGGCGATCCAGGCGTGGCCGTGGTAGCGCGCGCGCAGGATGGCGGAGATCCCGTCCGGGCCGCGGGCGGAGGCCAGGTCGGGGCTCTCGCCGATGAGCCGCTCCACACCCGCCGCGTCGCCGGCCTCGGCCGCCTCGATCATCTGCCGCGCGTCCGCCGCGGCTGTCCCCTCCCCCACCTGCCCACCCCCTCGTCGTGTGCGGGCGAAGGTAGTTGATGGCGGGCGCCCGCGCAAGGAGGACGCCCGCCATCAGGAGGCGCGCCGCCGGTCGTTAGGACGCAGGATGGCCGCTGAGCATGGAGTGCTCACGACCGAGCGTGGTCGTCGCGACCGAGATGACCGCGGCGACGACGATCACGATCGGCGCCCACCACGCGCCGGAGAGCGAGCCGGCGATGCCCAAGGCGTTGTCGAGCGAGTCCGTGCCCGGCCCGATCGCCGAGACGCCGGTGGCGATTGCGATGACCATGAGGTTGTACTCGTAGCCGCCGGCGGTGACGAAGAAGCCCTTCGGCCAGTGGACGGTGATGATCGCGTTCAGCATCACGACGACGAGGGCGATCGCGGCGAACGGCGTCAGCAGGCCGAGCGCGAAAAGCAGGCCGCCGAAGAACTCGGCCGCGCCGGCGAGCAGCGCCATCGTCGTGGGCCAGCGGAAGCCGAGCTTCGTGAACATGCCCGTGGTCCCGGCCCGGCCCGGGCCCTCGAACCAGCCGAAGAGCTTCTGCGAGCCGTGCGCCGCCAGGGTCAGGCCCATGACGACCCTGAGAATGAGTAGTCCGAGAGTCACGTTGCAAATCCTCCAGACAATTTGCTTGCGCCCTCATCTATTCCCCGGAGGGAACGGGGCTAACCAGTAGCCCCGACACCAGCGCGTCGGCGCGGGCGTTCTCCGCGGCGGGCACCCAGCGGTACGTGACGCCGCCGAGCTCGTCCGCCGCCGCCCGGGCGCGATCGCGCAGGGCGGCCAGGGCGGGGTTTCGCAGCGGCCGCTCGGCGGCCAGGTGGCGGACGACGAGGCGCGAGTCGGTGCGCACCTCGACCCGCTCGAGACCGAGCCGGGACGCCGCGGCGAGGCCCTCGGCGACGGCCCGGTACTCGGCCGTCCCGACCGTTGCGACGCCGATCTCCGCCGCGAAGGCCGCGACCTCGCGCCCTTCAGGATCGTC
This Gaiellales bacterium DNA region includes the following protein-coding sequences:
- a CDS encoding alpha/beta hydrolase gives rise to the protein MTGPVHVTVWGDGRTPAPRAVLVHGTMTWGTDEYGFAAQRPLAEMAELWVVDRRGFGASPDVGRSDYELDAADVAGLMAGGAHLVGHSYGGVVAMLAAARRPGDVRSLALIEPAAHRAAAGDAVVAAALARMRAAIAQASATTPREWLRASTEAVGMPPLDPTPARLRAAATAMRERPCWEADVSLDALAAGPYPKVVICGTWETAPAAYREAAGDALMACAAVVAREIRADVLRVEGASHWPHAERPGVVNAALRRLWRRAAG
- a CDS encoding DUF3303 family protein — encoded protein: MRYMVIETFTQGARPVYERARDRGRMLPDGLEYVESWVTEGLGGCFQLMETDDPALFDTWTARWADLAEFEIVPVLASADAAAQALR
- a CDS encoding GNAT family N-acetyltransferase — translated: MTAAVEVRALRPLDGPACDAIVASLPYHFGVESGREACAAAVRREEGLAALAGGEIAGFLTWRPWYRASREITWMAVHANRRGEGIGRALLDHLAAESAAHARYLVVTTLSEATPEPGVADGYARTRRFYESNGFEPVWDPDGWWNEANQAVVMVRSLD
- a CDS encoding histidine kinase dimerization/phospho-acceptor domain-containing protein, whose product is MGHTEQPDLAHRLRTPLAVIVGYIEILALRDHDGENAEILDHLREAAADLGTEIDAVVAADSASHSVPGADRGR
- a CDS encoding enoyl-CoA hydratase-related protein translates to MEVEVARRGAVLTITLNRPDVLNAFDEAMHDGLRAALAEAGDDAVRAVVITGAGRGFCVGQDVAALTSPEAVGALLRGRFHPNILALRALRKPVIAAVNGAAAGAGLALASACDVRICARSAVFVPAFVRIGLVPDSGATYFLSRILGPARALEWMASGRRLSADDALASGLVSEVVEPGDLPGRSDALADELAALPTAAIALHKQLFDRAPANTLAEQLELEASLQTAAAGTADFAEGVAAFREKRAPRFRGA
- a CDS encoding ankyrin repeat domain-containing protein, giving the protein MGEGTAAADARQMIEAAEAGDAAGVERLIGESPDLASARGPDGISAILRARYHGHAWIAERLADAVSELDMFEAAALGRAGRVAEVVRADPAAVRAEAPDGFTALHLAAFFGQLEVAAVLLEHGAPVDAQAGNPTRVQPLHSAAAGGHAAIVALLLERGADPDARQQGGFAPLHSAAARGDQVTGRLLLDHGATPDFRADDGRRPIDLAPAGDGIRALLGG
- a CDS encoding DoxX family protein, coding for MTLGLLILRVVMGLTLAAHGSQKLFGWFEGPGRAGTTGMFTKLGFRWPTTMALLAGAAEFFGGLLFALGLLTPFAAIALVVVMLNAIITVHWPKGFFVTAGGYEYNLMVIAIATGVSAIGPGTDSLDNALGIAGSLSGAWWAPIVIVVAAVISVATTTLGREHSMLSGHPAS
- a CDS encoding ribonuclease HI family protein yields the protein MTKGVRKAGKTMKDAERRRLARRSRGAEAAERSGAAPPGWAVVWCDGGSRGNPGPAAYAYVIDDPEGREVAAFAAEIGVATVGTAEYRAVAEGLAAASRLGLERVEVRTDSRLVVRHLAAERPLRNPALAALRDRARAAADELGGVTYRWVPAAENARADALVSGLLVSPVPSGE